CATTGGTGGTTTTTATGGTGTCGCCATGGGACAGGTTTTCTTTGGTGAGTCTATGTTTTCGTTACAGGCCAATGCTTCGAAAATAGCGTTAAAAACCTTCTGCGACCAGGCAAACCACTTCAATATCCAACTCATCGACTGCCAAGTAAAGTCCGAACACCTGTTATCACTCGGAGCCAAGCTCATTCCCCGTAACGATTTTATTACCCAACTTAAGCGCAATATCGCCTCACCTGATAAGAACCAAGCCTTAAATAACTTGGCTAAGATGCAAAAAAAGCAGCAAATTTTCGGGTAAATCCCGTAAAATTCACATGGGAATTTGCCTTGCGCTGGGTTTTTAGGCAGAATATGCCTCGATAATTTTTTCGGTGTGAATAAAACGTTAGGCTTGATTGAAGCGAATTTAAAGTAATCCATACTCACTGAATTCTTCTCACAGGCTTTTTAGATCAGCGCCGCTAAACTGAATAGCAAAGTCATTAAACCAAATTAAGTTAACACCATAGGACACATATTGTGGCAAAAGAAGAAGGCTTAGAAATGGAAGGCACTATCATTGATACGTTGCCGAATACCATGTTTCGCGTCGAATTAGAAAACGGACACGTTGTTGTCGCACATATTTCAGGAAAAATGCGCAAAAACTACATCCGCATCCTGAC
The window above is part of the Marinomonas sp. THO17 genome. Proteins encoded here:
- the infA gene encoding translation initiation factor IF-1: MAKEEGLEMEGTIIDTLPNTMFRVELENGHVVVAHISGKMRKNYIRILTGDKVKVELTPYDLSKGRIVYRAR